The Pseudomonas solani genome segment CCGCCCCACGCGGGTGGGCCACGTGCTCGCAACCGGGGCCGGCATGGAAGAGGTCGCCGACGCCCAGCAGCACCGCGTGCTCCTCGCCGCCCTCGCGGTAGCGCATCTCCACCTCGCCATCGAGCACCACGAAGACTTCGCTGCCGTCGTTGACGTGCCAGATGTAGGGCTGGTCGGTCCAGTGCAGGCGCACCGTGGTGCCGTCGAGGTTGGCGATATCCAGCGCCCCCCAGGCGCGCTCGGCGGTGAAGTCGCGGCTGCGTACCACGCGCTGGCTCATGCGCGGCTCCCCAGGGGCGCGGCGGCCACCGGCGCCTTGGGCTTGCGGAACACCAGCAGGTTGCCGGCCATCACCAGCACCAGGCCGAGCAGCGCCGGGGCGGTCCAGCTGTAGCCTTCGGCGAAGGCCGAGATGTTCAGCGCCACCACCGGGAACAGCACGGTGCAGTAGGCCGCGCGCTCCGGCCCCATGCGCCCGACCAGGGTCAGGTAGGCGGTGAAGCCGATCACCGAGCCGGGGATCGCCAGGTACAGCAGCGAGCCGAGGTAGCGGGTGTTCCACTCCATGCCGAAGGGCGTGCCGCTGGCCAGGCACCCCAGCACCAGCAGCGAGGCGCCATAGAACATGCCCCAGGCGTTGGTGGTCAGCGGCCGGTAGCCGGCCTTCTGCTGCAGGCTGGAGAGCATGTTGCCGGCGGAGAAGCACAGCGTGCCCAGCAGCGCCAGGCCAAGGCCCAGCAGGGTTTCACGGCTGGCCTGGTGGCCGGCCAGTTCCGGCCAGAACAGCAGCGCCAGCCCGGCCAGGCCGAGGGCACCACCCGCCAGCACGTTGGCGGCGATGCGCTGGCCGAAGAACACCCGCGCATTCAGCGCGTTCCACAGGGTGGCGGTGGAGAACACCACGGCGATCAGCCCGCTGTGGATCCACTGGCTGGCGGTGTAGAAGCACATGAAGTTGACGCAGAACAGGCACAGCCCCTGGGCCAGGCAGATCATCTGCGCGCGGCCGTCGAGCTTCTGCAGGCGGCGGCTGAGCAGGAGGATGGCGAACAGCACCACGGCGGCCAGGGCGAAGCGGTAGGCGATGGACACGGGAATGGCCACCTCGCCCATCTGCAGCTTGATGGCGATCCAGGTGGTGCCCCAGATCAGGACGGTGAGCAGGTACAGCGAGAGGTTCATGGCGGTCATCCGGGTGGTGCGTCGAGGGGCCAGTCTCCCGCGCAGCCCGTCGGCGCGCTTGCAAAAACTTGCGCTTATCTGCGCCACCCCGCTGCGTCGCGCGGGCGCCCGCGCTAGCATGGTCACCCAAGCCACCCGGTTGCCCCGCGCATGTCGTCACTCCTGCAGAACCAGGTCTTCCAGTCCCTCGCCAGCTCGCCCCATGCCCGCCTGGAGCATGCCGCCGAGCTGGGCGATGGCATGGGCGCGGCGCTGTGGAGCAACCACCACGACGCCCGCGACTACCAGGGCACCCGCCTGCACACGCTGTCGTGCTACCTGGCCGGCGGCACCGGCACCTTCCGCCGCGAGCGCCCGGACACCAAGGGCGCGCCGGACAAGCTGTGCATCCTCCCTGCCGGGCACGAGTCCTCCTGGGTGATCAACGGCGAGATCCGCCTGGCGCACCTGTACATCGCCCCGGCGCAGTTCGCCCACGCCGCCGTCACCCTGCTCGACCGCGAACCCCGCGAGCTGCAGATGCACGAGGCGACCTTCCTCGACGACGCCGAGCAGGCCGCGCGCTTCCACCGCCTCATCCAGCTCGACTGGAACGAGCCCGGCGAACGCATGCTCACCAGCAGCCTGGCCCACGAGATGCTCGGCCACACCCTGCTGACCCAGGTCGGCCTGCGCCAGGGCCCGCAATTCAAGGGCGGCCTGGCCCCGGCGGTGCGCAAGCGGTTGATGGAGTACATCGACGCCCACCTGGCCGAACCGCTGAGCCTGGGCGAGCTGGCGGCCTTATCCGCGCTTTCGGAGTACCACTTCGCGCGGATGTTCCGCGAAAGCTTCGGCTTGCCGCCGCACCAGTACGTGCTCGCCCGCCGCCTGGCCCACGCCCGCCACCTGCTGGCCCGCACCGCCCTGCCCCTGGGCGAGGTCGCCCTGGCCTGCGGTTTCGCCAGCGCCAGCCACTTCAGCAACCGCTTCCGCAGCGCGGTCGGCGGCACGCCGGGGGACTATCGGGCGGCGATGGGGTAAGCGACGGGCCTCCTGGTGGCACCGACGTGATGGGTTTCGCGGAGCTCTACCCATCCTACGAAAGTCCGTGCGCACCACGTGGAGATGCGTTGGACGAAGAAAGTTGGAGCAGCCGCCAACGCCCCTCCAGGAGGCTGAACGCAGTCGTTGCGCCGGGGGACGAGCGGCATGGATGCCGCGAGAGGCGCGCCAGGCCATGGATGGCCCATCGCGCCGGCCCCCAGACGACGCTTGCGGCGAACGCACTTCAGTGCGGCCCGAAGGGCGAGCGTAGCGAGTAACGGCGAGGGAGTGAAGGAACCCCGGCGAAGCCGGGGCCGGATGATGGGGCAAGCGTTTTTGGTTCCTTTTTTGTGGTTCGGCATCCCGACGATTGAAAAAAGGGACTCGCCCGGGGGGGCGAAACCAGAAACATCACCAGAGCTCGGCAATCAGCTGGACTCAAATCCTCTAGCAACACTTAACGCAGACAGAGCCAATGAATTCGCTCCTAAAGGGAAATCATTGCCCCCCGCACGCCGGCAGGGCTTCACACCGGCCGCCGGCCTTGGCTGCGTCACCGAGGGGTGCGGCCATGCGCGTGTCGTCCGGGGCCAACTGGCGGGCGCAGGCGCGGGCCTGCCCGGCCTGGTTCGGACAGCCGCGTTCGGCCAGCAGCTCGGAGAGGTTGAACCAGCCCAGGGCGTAGTCCGGCTTGCGGGCGATGCTTTCGCGCAGGGCCTTCTCCGCGCCGTCGCGGTCGCCTTCGATGTAGCGCGCGTTGGCCAGGGCGAACAGCGGCAGCGGCTCGCGGTACCAGTGGCCGGAAGCGGTCAGGTAGGCGCGTTCGGCGCGCTCGTGCTGGCCGGTCTGCTCCAGGTCGCTGGCGCCTTGCATCCAGGCTTCCAGGCGCGGCTCGGCCGGCAGTTGTTCGGGGGGCAGGGTAACCACCGCCCAGCGCTCGGCGCGGGCCCAGGTGCGATCGAAGCTGCGCAGGTCGGTAACCCAGCGCCGCGTGGTGGCCGAGCGCAGCACCAGCTCGTCCTTGGCGCGGTCGTAGCCGACCACCACCGCGAAGTGCCATTGCGGGTACCAGTCGAGGCCGAGGTTCTGCATCACCAGCACCGGGTTGCCCGCCGCCACCTGGGCCAGCAGGGCATCCAGGCTCGGCTGCAGCGGGTAGACCAGCATGCCGCTCTGTCGCGCCGCCGCCACCAGTTCCAGCTTGAGGCTGCCGCGCCGCTCGGGCAGGTAGACCTTGGGCACCAGCGCCTCGGGCGAGGTCGCCACGCCGCGGTGCACCAGCACCGTGGCCAGCGCCGCCGGGCCGCACTGGTAGTCCTCCTGCGGGTAGAAGGGCACGTCCACCAGCTCGATGCGCTCGGGCAGCCGCTCGCTCTGCGGCGGCAGCAGCGGGCCGCTGGCGCAACCGGTGAGAAGCACGGCCAGGGCGAGGAGCCCCGGCCGCAGCAGGCGCATCAACGGATGCATTTGATGAAGCTGAAGATGTCCGTGGCGCAGAGCATGTCGGTGATGATGAAGATCACCAGGAACAGCACGATGATGCCGACGATGCCGGCACCGGCGGGCTCCTGCTGCAGCTGCTGGTTGAACTGCGCCAGCTCGGCGGGGGTGAGGCTGTTGATACGCGCCTCCACCTGCTCACGGGGCACGCCGTACTCCTGCAGCTTCTTCTGCACGTCCTGGTTATCCAGCATGCCGCGCAGCTGGGCGCGGTCGACCTGTTGCTGCTGTTCCTGCAGCGCCTGGGGCGTGCCGATCATGGCGGCCTGGGCCAGCGGTACCTGGGCGAAGAAGGTGAGTTGGCTAGCGACCAGCACGGCGGCGAGTCGGCGGGTGGTGGCGGGACTGAGCATGGTGGTTCTCCTGGATCACGTTGTTGTGATCGATTGACCCGCGCCTCGCTTCCCGGGTTCCACCCACCGATCAAGTGGGGTGCACGGCCGCATTGCGCAACGGCCACGGCACAAATAGAATGCGAAGCATTCCTATTTGATCCAACCCCAATCCCCTCCCGGAGCCTTCCTTGACCAGCAGCCAGGCCGCCCCCGAGCAGGCGTTGCACAAGCTCTACAGCGACCACAACGGCTGGCTCCGGAATTGGCTGCAGCGCAAGCTCGGCTGCCCGCAGAGCGCCGCCGACCTGGCCCAGGACACCTTCCTCAAGGTGCTGCTGGGGCGCGAGGCGCACCGCATTCTCGAACCGCGCGCCTTCCTCACCACCATCGCCAAGCGCGTGCTGGCCAACCACTACCGCCGCCAGGACATCGAGCGCGCCTACCTGCAGGCCCTCGCCGCGCTGCCGGAAGAGGAAGTGCCCAGCGAGGAAACCCGCGCCATCATCCTGGAAACCCTGATGGAGCTGGACCGCCTGCTCGACGGCCTGGCCCCTCTGGCGAAAAAGGTCTTCCTGCTGGCCCAGGTGGACGGCTGCACCTACAACGAGATCGCCGAGCAGCTCGGCCTCTCCCTTTCCAGCGTCAAGCGCTACATGGCCAAGGCCGCTGAGCGCTGCTACTTCGCGGAGTGCCTCTGATGGCCCTGCGCAAGCCCGGCGAACAACGCATCGCCCCCGCCATCGCCGCCCAGGCGGTGCAGTGGCTGGTGGAGCTGCAAGGCGGCACACCTTCGCGCCAGCGCCAGGACGCCTGGCAACGCTGGCGCGCCGCCGACCCGGAGCACGAGCGCGCCTGGCAGCGCATCGAATCGGTCAACCAGGGCCTGCGCGGGCTGAACACCCCCAGCGCCCTCGCCGCCCTGGACGCACCCTCCTCGCGCAGCCGGCGTGATGCGCTGAAGCTGCTCACCCTGCTGGTGATCGCCGGTGGCGGTGCCCTGGCGGTACGCGAAAGCGACCCGCTGCTGGCCCTGCGCGCCGACCAGAGCACCGCCGTGGGCGAGCGCCGCAACCTGGCCCTGGCCGATGGCTCGACCCTGTCACTGAACACCGACAGCG includes the following:
- a CDS encoding sigma-70 family RNA polymerase sigma factor, encoding MTSSQAAPEQALHKLYSDHNGWLRNWLQRKLGCPQSAADLAQDTFLKVLLGREAHRILEPRAFLTTIAKRVLANHYRRQDIERAYLQALAALPEEEVPSEETRAIILETLMELDRLLDGLAPLAKKVFLLAQVDGCTYNEIAEQLGLSLSSVKRYMAKAAERCYFAECL
- a CDS encoding DMT family transporter; translated protein: MNLSLYLLTVLIWGTTWIAIKLQMGEVAIPVSIAYRFALAAVVLFAILLLSRRLQKLDGRAQMICLAQGLCLFCVNFMCFYTASQWIHSGLIAVVFSTATLWNALNARVFFGQRIAANVLAGGALGLAGLALLFWPELAGHQASRETLLGLGLALLGTLCFSAGNMLSSLQQKAGYRPLTTNAWGMFYGASLLVLGCLASGTPFGMEWNTRYLGSLLYLAIPGSVIGFTAYLTLVGRMGPERAAYCTVLFPVVALNISAFAEGYSWTAPALLGLVLVMAGNLLVFRKPKAPVAAAPLGSRA
- a CDS encoding cupin domain-containing protein, whose translation is MSQRVVRSRDFTAERAWGALDIANLDGTTVRLHWTDQPYIWHVNDGSEVFVVLDGEVEMRYREGGEEHAVLLGVGDLFHAGPGCEHVAHPRGAARILVVEREGSV
- a CDS encoding PA2779 family protein; translation: MLSPATTRRLAAVLVASQLTFFAQVPLAQAAMIGTPQALQEQQQQVDRAQLRGMLDNQDVQKKLQEYGVPREQVEARINSLTPAELAQFNQQLQQEPAGAGIVGIIVLFLVIFIITDMLCATDIFSFIKCIR
- a CDS encoding PA2778 family cysteine peptidase, whose product is MRLLRPGLLALAVLLTGCASGPLLPPQSERLPERIELVDVPFYPQEDYQCGPAALATVLVHRGVATSPEALVPKVYLPERRGSLKLELVAAARQSGMLVYPLQPSLDALLAQVAAGNPVLVMQNLGLDWYPQWHFAVVVGYDRAKDELVLRSATTRRWVTDLRSFDRTWARAERWAVVTLPPEQLPAEPRLEAWMQGASDLEQTGQHERAERAYLTASGHWYREPLPLFALANARYIEGDRDGAEKALRESIARKPDYALGWFNLSELLAERGCPNQAGQARACARQLAPDDTRMAAPLGDAAKAGGRCEALPACGGQ
- a CDS encoding helix-turn-helix domain-containing protein, with the protein product MSSLLQNQVFQSLASSPHARLEHAAELGDGMGAALWSNHHDARDYQGTRLHTLSCYLAGGTGTFRRERPDTKGAPDKLCILPAGHESSWVINGEIRLAHLYIAPAQFAHAAVTLLDREPRELQMHEATFLDDAEQAARFHRLIQLDWNEPGERMLTSSLAHEMLGHTLLTQVGLRQGPQFKGGLAPAVRKRLMEYIDAHLAEPLSLGELAALSALSEYHFARMFRESFGLPPHQYVLARRLAHARHLLARTALPLGEVALACGFASASHFSNRFRSAVGGTPGDYRAAMG